The genome window aataaataaataaataaataaataaataaataaataaataaataaataaataaataaataaataaataaataaataagtaaataaatatatttatatacacacctataatgaatataccaaaacaaaaaaaaaaaaatatattattaaatataatattataaaataatatatatatatatagtatgaataaaataaattaggtatatttttattattttgtaaaaaacataaaataatttttttaatatatcatatatacaataatCCATACGgtttttaataaaattttaatttcattttacATTTAGGACATCAATTATACATGAAATCTAAcgatatatatatatatatatatatatattatatatataaattatgtgaaattattattttccatttattattattaattttcTACGTTGTATATTAATCACACTTTTCAACATCTCCTACATAATATTGtgttaaaataataaaaaatttcaGACTTCAGAAAAAGTATTTTTCTCATTATCATTctctttattatttttatcattagGACGTGTTTCCATGTTATTcctatttttattatcttcgTTTTTAATATTCCTCTTTCCTTgatcttttatattttcttttttttcttgtttttCACGCTTCTCCTGTTCTTTTGGTTCTTGTTTCACAAGCTGttcccttttttttttcttcttgtTTTTCACGCTGCTCCCtgtttttttcttcttgtTTCTCACGCTTCTCCTGTTCTTTTCTTTCTTGTTTTTCACGCTTTTCCTGTTCTTTTCTTTCTTGTTTCTCACGCTTCTCCTGTTCTTTTCTTTCTTGTTTCTCACGCTTCTCCTGTTCTTTTCTTTCTTGTTTCTCACGCTTTTTCCtttctttcttttcttGCTTTTCACACCGTTTCCTTTCtcttttttcttgtttttCTCTTTCCTTTCTTAATTGTTTTTCCCTTTTTTCCCTTAATTTCCTTTCCTCTTTTTCACGTTTTTCTCTTTCCTTTCTTAATTGTTTTTCCCTTCGTTCCTGTTCCTTTTTTTCTCGTTTTTCTCTTTCTTtcctttcttttttttctcttttttctctttctttcctttcttttttttctcttttttcTCTTTCCTTTCTTAATTGTTTTTCCCTTCGTTCGCGTTCctttttttctcttttttctctttctttcctttcttttttttctcgtttttctctttctttcctttcttttttttctcttttttcTCTTTCCTTCCTTTCTCTTCTTTCACATTTTTctctttcttttttttcttttttctcCCTTTCTTTCCTTTCTTGTGCTTCCCTTTTTTCCCTTTCTTTCCTTTCTTGTGCTTCCCTTTTTTCCCTTTCTTTcctttctttttcttcCCTTTTTTCCCTTTCTTtcctttcttttttttcacgTTCTTCTCtttctttcttttctttcttttcACGCTCCTCTCTTTTTTTCCTTTCTTTCTTTTCACGTTCTTCTCTTTCTTTCCTTTCTTTCTTTTCACGCTCCTCTCTTTCTTTCCTTTCTTTCTTTTCACGCTCCTCTCTTTCTTTCCTTTCTTTCTTTTCACGCTCCTCTCTTTCtttcctttttttcttttcacGCTCCTCTCtttcttttctttctttCTTTTCACTTTGTTCTCTTTCCTCCATTTCATCCCTTTCACGCTCTTCTCTTTCTTCCATTTCTTCTCTTTCCTTCATTTCGTTTCTATATCCTTTTTCTCTATCTTGGTTTTGCATTTCgtcatatatatcaaaagGTGACCTTAAATTCATATGATTCTCATTAGTCGTATTCATTTGATTCTCTTCTTTATCTTccaataatatatttttcatttgaaCAGTTTCTGTATCTATATCTTCATTGTAATTACTACTACACTTGGTCCTACAAAGATCTTTAAATTGATCATCTTCTGGATTTTTCTCGCttaatattcttatatatgAATCATATTTAATGAAACTTAAATTAATATTCTCATTagacatatataaattctacaaaaataaaataagacagaaatatttaaaacgtttatatattttaactTAAGTGTGCATTACTAAAATTTAAATAcacatttattaaaaagtaattattttttttttttttttaagaatatatatattaccaATGACACGACAGATAATATCCCAAGAATAGCtagtaaaaaataaattttgttcattattatattccAACCATTTTTCATTGTATTCCT of Plasmodium gaboni strain SY75 chromosome Unknown, whole genome shotgun sequence contains these proteins:
- a CDS encoding putative exported protein (Plasmodium exported protein, unknown function), with protein sequence MKNGWNIIMNKIYFLLAILGILSVVSLNLYMSNENINLSFIKYDSYIRILSEKNPEDDQFKDLCRTKCSSNYNEDIDTETVQMKNILLEDKEENQMNTTNENHMNLRSPFDIYDEMQNQDREKGYRNEMKEREEMEEREERERDEMEEREQSEKKERKEREEREKKKRKEREEREKKERKEREEREKKERKEREEREKKERKEREEREKKERKKREEREKKEKKEREEREKKERKEREKREEKERKEREKREAQERKEREKREAQERKEREKKEKKEREKCERRERKEREKREKKERKEREKREKKERKEREKREKKERERREKQLRKEREKREKKERKEREKREKKERKEREKREKKEQERREKQLRKEREKREKEERKLREKREKQLRKEREKQEKRERKRCEKQEKKERKKREKQERKEQEKREKQERKEQEKREKQERKEQEKREKQERKEQEKREKQEEKNREQREKQEEKKKGTACETRTKRTGEA